The following DNA comes from Camelina sativa cultivar DH55 chromosome 14, Cs, whole genome shotgun sequence.
GATTGATGAACATGGAAATGTTATTAGTGTGACTAAACCAAGCAATCTTAGTACATTGAAGGTCAGCAATGTTACTCTTTATGACAtaagttttcatgtttttttctttttatgatcgAGCTTCTAATGTACTTGGATTTTACAGgttaacataaacaaacagaagaaagaCGCTTTTCAGATTCTTAAACCTCAACTGGAAGAAGATCTAAAAGAAGACCCCCATTTTGATCCACGGATGGgtattgatgtaaaaaagaTTGTGAGACCTAAACGTATGACTTTCCAGTTTGTTGAGGAAGGTAAATGGACAAGAGATGCTGAGAGTTTGAAGTTAAAGGTATGCATTGTCTTTTGTATGAATTCCTTTTAACCATGTTCCTTCTTGGTGGTCTCTATAGATGTCtcactatgtttttttaaatcttttcttTGTAGAGTCAATTTGGTGAAGCAAAAGAAAGGGAGCTGAAGGTGAAGCAAGCCCATCTGGCAAAGGCAAAGGATGatataaatccaaatttgataGAGGTATCAGAACGTGTCCCGAGAAAAGAGAAGCCGAAGGAGCCAATTCCAGATGTTGAGTGGTGGTACGTAATTTTCTCACCTTGTCCTTTCTGTTAATGCTCTAagttgttacttttttttttctgaattctGATGTGACATTTACTTGGCATAACCTTGATGGAAACATGTCATCCTACTACACTTATCAAACTAAACGTGCAACTTTTTGGGGTATTTGATGAAAGTGATGAATCACCATAACTATATATTAGTTAGCTCTCATCCATGGATGATATTCACATAACTGTTTGgtattcttgtttctttttttgaattactcgttttttttgttgaggtGGCATGTATACTATTAATAGTGCAAATTCTTGATTTCTTTGAGTGTTGGCATATGTCACATAGTACTTCGGAAAGTCCAATGCTTTTGTTATCAGCAGCAGTATGATTACTTATAGAATATGGTAACATGAATCGACTGATGATTATGAACCACTTAGTATCTTCCAATGCAAGTCCAAATAGTTAATCTGGCTGCTTTGTGTTCTGCCGTGTTGGTTTTTTTTCACTGTATATGTTCATGATGGGTTTTCTTAGTTCATAACTGTTTCATGTTTCAGGGATGCAAGTGTCCTCGTCAATGGCGAATACAGTGACATAGCCGATGGCATTATTACTGAAGACCATTTTAAGATAGAGAAGCTTACTCATTACATTGAGCATCCTCGTCCCATAGAGCCACCTGCAGAGGCAGCGCCTCCACCACCCCAACCTCTCAAACTGACAAAGAAGGAACAGAAGAAACTGCGAACACAGAGGCGTCTagcaaaagaaaaggataaaCAGGAGATGATCCGACAAGGGTTGCTTGAACCACCAAAAGCAAAGGTGAAGATGAGCAACTTGATGAAGGTTCTTGGGTCTGAAGCGACCCAAGACCCAACCAAGCTTGAAAAAGAGATCCGCACAGCAGCTGCCGAGCGTGAGCAGGCTCATACGGACAGGAACGCAGCCCGGAAGCTAACTCCTGCAGAGAAAcgtgagaagaaagagaggaagcttTTTGATGATCCAACAACGGTTGAGACACTTGTGTCGGTGTACAAGATCAAGAAGCTATCGCATCCTAGAACAAGATTTAAAGTGGAGATGAATGCAAGAANGAATTCTGATGTGACATTTACTTGGCATAACCTTGATGGAAACATGTCATCCTACTACACTTATCAAACTAAACGTGCAACTTTTTGGGGTATTTGATGAAAGTGATGAATCACCATAACTATATATTAGTTAGCTCTCATCCATGGATGATATTCACATAACTGTTTGgtattcttgtttctttttttgaattactcgttttttttgttgaggtGGCATGTATACTATTAATAGTGCAAATTCTTGATTTCTTTGAGTGTTGGCATATGTCACATAGTACTTCGGAAAGTCCAATGCTTTTGTTATCAGCAGCAGTATGATTACTTATAGAATATGGTAACATGAATCGACTGATGATTATGAACCACTTAGTATCTTCCAATGCAAGTCCAAATAGTTAATCTGGCTGCTTTGTGTTCTGCCGTGTTGGTTTTTTTTCACTGTATATGTTCATGATGGGTTTTCTTAGTTCATAACTGTTTCATGTTTCAGGGATGCAAGTGTCCTCGTCAATGGCGAATACAGTGACATAGCCGATGGCATTATTACTGAAGACCATTTTAAGATAGAGAAGCTTACTCATTACATTGAGCATCCTCGTCCCATAGAGCCACCTGCAGAGGCAGCGCCTCCACCACCCCAACCTCTCAAACTGACAAAGAAGGAACAGAAGAAACTGCGAACACAGAGGCGTCTagcaaaagaaaaggataaaCAGGAGATGATCCGACAAGGGTTGCTTGAACCACCAAAAGCAAAGGTGAAGATGAGCAACTTGATGAAGGTTCTTGGGTCTGAAGCGACCCAAGACCCAACCAAGCTTGAAAAAGAGATCCGCACAGCAGCTGCCGAGCGTGAGCAGGCTCATACGGACAGGAACGCAGCCCGGAAGCTAACTCCTGCAGAGAAAcgtgagaagaaagagaggaagcttTTTGATGATCCAACAACGGTTGAGACACTTGTGTCGGTGTACAAGATCAAGAAGCTATCGCATCCTAGAACAAGATTTAAAGTGGAGATGAATGCAAGAGACAACAGACTAACAGGGTGTAGTGTGATGACGGAGGGAATGAGTGTTGTTGTGGTTGAGGGCAAAAGCAAAGCGATAAATAGATATGGGAAGCTGATGCTGAGGCGAATAAACTGGGAAGAGgcagagaagaaggaagagaaggatgacgaagaagaagaggcgaaTGGGGAAAACAAATGTTGGTTGGTTTGGCAAGGAAGCGTTGCAAAGCCGAGTTTTCATAGGTTTCATGTACAAGAATGCTTGACCGAATCCTCTGCCAAGAAAATTTTCATTGATGCTGGTGTTGTTCACTACTGGGATCTCGCCGTCAATTACTCAGACGACTAAATCCTCTTTcctcatatcatcatcatcacctttaAATGCTTTTTAACTATTTGGACATGTTATTGCGGTTCTGTGAACATATTTTTCACTTGTTCTGTTGTCTggtgtttttagttttgaacAAGAATGATATGTTTCTACGAGGTAATAACTATTAAAGTTGATGATGCAACATGAAGGATCTGATTCACAGCGCCCAAAGTACCATTGATAAAGATAAAGTGAGCACTAACAGATAATTAacatgattatgtttgtatttgtCTCACGTCTCACAGGCATGAGCCGCGCGTGTAGAGAGGTTGGTCATATGTTTGGAAAAAATAACACAGACGTGCGACAAAATGCGAGCCTCAGTGCTTCATCTGTTACCTGACAGCTACGCCTCCTCCAGCTTTCTCTTTACCCAACATATATAACACGGCGCGTGACCTCATCGAAAGCCCCAAACTAccctcaaactctctctctttttctattttctttttttttgtttttaaagaatcTTCCTtcgtctctgttttttttctttctatcttgaaaattctcttttgtttcttttcttctcctctgtttttggaAACATTCCGGGAACATGGAGACGATAACAGAGTATCTGGAGAGATCGATGCAGAATTGTTCACTGAGTAATCAGAGAAGAAGTATTGGAGATGGGTTTGGTATGACAGACGAACATATCCCCATCTCAGATAGATTCTTGGACCTCAATTCTCACTTCTCTGTTCCTTCTCATTTGGAACAGTGTCTTGATCTCAAGGTAAAAAAACACTAAACCAACctctttttgtttccttataattttttttttctcatttattaCTGGTACTTTCTTTGGGTTTCTTGGggaagagatatatatttggGAAGTATCAGAGGGCTTGACCTTGAGATTTTACCAGAGTGTTGTTTTTGCATTCAATCTTTTTATCTGCTTGATGATTTTCTTTAATGGAGCATATGTTCTTTTCGTACAGTGAGATTTGCATAAATGATAAATCTAGTCCAAGCTATTTTGTCACAGAACTTGGGGTGCATTATTTTGCATTGCacagaaagaaagtaaaaaaaaatatttacttctgGTAGTCTGGTACATTAGGTTATTTAGCTTTAGCATCAAAggagtttttaagttttattactTCTGTAATGAAGACAGGAGAGGTTTACTACAGAAACTGGAATGATGGAATGAgagtgaaggaagaagatcctaGGAAATTGGCGAGAAGCAACAATGTAGATCAATCCAGTGGAGAATCGTATGGAACTGTGTTTTCATCAGAAGAAGGTAGTTCGTATTATGAAAGCCAGGAGTCTTCATCGGATTCGTCTCCTTCATCGAGGAAATATCgaaaagacgatgaagaagaagaagaagaagaagatgttcttGTGGTAGCTGGTTGCAAAGCTTGTTTCATGTATTACATGGTACCTAAACTCTCAAAGGATTGCCCCAAATGTGCAACTCAGCTTCTCCACTTTGATCAACCTCACTCTTCTTTTCCTTGAACGTCTCTCTTATCATTCTCGTTTTCATCTTcatttcttcgtcttctcattttttttttcatataaacgaGTGGTCGTGTTGGTGTGTGAGTGGGCATTAATACgagttttaactttttgaagGCAATGTCTTAAGGTAGTTAATTGgattaaaaaaacatgtattaGTGATAGcataatgaaaacaaacatTTATAATCTGGCCTTCTTTTGGACAATGTGGAACAAGTGGATGggtaaaacaaaatacattttgGTAACTTGGTTAGTGTAGAACAAGTGTGATCGCTGGGGGTTGCGTGTGTTTATGGGTTTAACATATTAAAGAATAACAAAACAGATTGGTATGTTTTTATGGGATTCACTGACTTGTGATTAGAGTGATAGCATATAAGGGTTGGTAATGAAAGGAGAGAGTGGAGGTTTTTGTTGCGTTAAAGTTGGTCAATGAAGATAAAGCCCTTATTAGGACTTGCGCGCTGCgtggaaagaaaaattaaaaagcataatCATTGCAAGCATGTGATTTACCACAATTCCTGTTTCTTTTGTATCCCattttgatttataaataaaaataacttttgttttgagtcttttgaccaaaataaaaatgactttatacaacaaatttataatcaaaCCATAATTTCCCTCCCTAAAATTGTCAACTTTTGCAATCATCTACtgtatatacaatatttttaaaaatggcaGTAATTCACAGCAACGACAGCTCACATTCGATGAACCGTagttacaaatattaatatgtaaacaATCGAAGAAGAATAAAAGTCACATTCGATGCTAAATACTGTCACATTAAATGCttgctaataataataaaaagtcaaCTTGTAAACATGATCTCTATATTGCATTAGCTATGTATGTATCTCgggattttgattttattgacTTCTATCTCGATACAAGTTATTACTAAGGGACATAGTCAAATCGAGATATGTCTAGCTATCTTCGTGGTTCTAAGTGAAAGATTTGTAAAATATGAACGAAAAATCTTAactttattatttctttcttgAATTCTATACAACGACTTAATACTATTTATATAGAGAAACACGATAGAAAGAACCTAGGGTACACGTCACTGCACACACATGATTGAGGGGATACCAAGAGCATCAAATCTGTTCTGCAAACAGAGTTGTTGAGCTGTGAATCCCGTACGCTGGTCTGCTGGTAATCTTGTACGATTTGTCTCATTCTCTTTATTGTCTTTGTTACCGTTGCAGGGTAACAAAGTGTTAGTGGACTTACTTTTGTGATCACGGCCCACATCCGTTGAGGCCTTGGATCCAAAAGCAGAAGACACAGTCTCTGTTTGAACTGCAGGAGCTTCTTGTCTAATACACCCCCTCAAACTTGGAGTGGGAGGCAAAACAACTCCAAGTTTGTACCGAAGATCAACAAATGGTTGCTGAGCTAGGGACTTGGTAAAGATGTCAGCTAGCTGATACTCAGCTGGAACATGTTTGACGATCAAAGCACCTAAGGCCACTCTTTCTCGCACAAAGTGAAAATCCACATCAAAGGACTTGGAACGATTGTGCATTGCAGGATTTGCAGTCAAGTAAACGGCAGATAGATTGTCATAGTACAGTTCTGGTGTTGCAGGTTGAGACACTCCAGTTTCtcgaagaaacagagagatccACTTGAGTTCAGATGCTGCAATAGACAAGGTGCGGTACTCAGCTTCAGTAGATGATCTCGACACCGTAGGATGGCGTTTTGCAGAACAGTTGATGATATTTGAACCAAGGAAAGTACAAAAACCACCAACAGATCTTCGTGTCTCTTTACAATTTGCCCAATCACTGTCACTATAAGCTCAAAGAGTGGAATCAGTGTTGGAGTAAATATTAAGCCCCATACTAATTGTTCCTTTTAAGTAGCGCAAGACTCGCTTTAGTAGATAGAAGTCAGCCATAGATGGAGAATGCATCTTCTGACATACAAGATTCACAGCAAACTGAATGTCTGGTCTGGTTAAGGTGAGATACTGGAGCTTACCTGCTAAGCTGAGAAAGTAAGTGGGGTCGGAAAAAGGAACATGGTGTCCATGGACCTTGTCAAGTTGTAAAGGCAGAGGTGTTGGCATAAGAGCACAATCTGCCATTCCAGCAGTCACCAAGAGATCGAGAGCATATTTTTCTTGGTTGAGGAAGAGACCGTTAGAGTGAGAATGAGCTTGAATCCCCAAGAAGTATTGGAGACCGCCTAAGTCTTACATCCAAAACTCTTTGTTGAGATTCCCAAGCAATTGATCTACAAGATGAGGATTGTTACCTGTCAAaagcatatcatcaacatataggAGAAGAAACAATTTATCTTTGCCTTTATGATATGTGAACAGAGAAGCATCCACATAGGTGCAGGTAAAGCCATAGTCGATGAGAAAAGTACTGAACTTGTCAAACCAAGCTCTAGGAGCTTGTTTCAACCCATATATTGCCTTGTTTAGTTTGCAAATATAGTCATGCTTCTCTTTATCCTCAAAGCCTGGTGGTTGATGCATGTAGACTGTCTCTTTTAAGTCTCCATGTAAAAATGCATTTTTAACATCAAGTTGTTTAATAGGCCACTTGTGAACCGTTGTAGTGTGTAGAACTGAACGCACTGTTGCTGTGCGTATCACTGGAAGATAAGTTTCCAAATAATCAACCCCCTCTTATTGTTCATAACCCTTTGCGACTAACCTCTCCTTTAGGCGATCGAGAGAGCCATCAactttcagttttgttttaaaaatccacTTGCAACCGAGTGGATTTGGACAATGATCAGGTGGAACCAAATCAAATGTGTGAGTTTCATGAAAGGAACTCACTTCATCTCCCATGGCATTAGTCCAGCCTAGATCTTTGAGAGCTGTATTCACAGTTTTAGGTTCTGGATAGTTACTTTTAACTGTAAACAGAGCATATCTGGGATTCGGCTTTACTATACCAGCTTTAGCACGTGTTATCATAGGGTGAAACATGGGGTTGTTTGGAAACGAAAATGGAGAGATAGGAGCAGTAGACGTTGACGATGTAGTCTGAGGAGAGTTCGCAGGCGATGCAGAGTCTTGAAGAGAACAGTCTTGACTGCAAGAAGAAGTTTCGACTAAGATCTCTGTTTGAATTGTCGTGGCTTGACTCGAGGAGGGTGACAAACTCAGATGTGATGGAGAAGGTAAGCTGTTACCTATAGGAACAGAATCAAAGTCTGCCGTACACCCAGAACTTGCCCCTCCATCATCATTGGAGCAGTCACTCCTCTGCAAACTGTTCGAAGAGGTCTCTGCAACTTCTGAATTATCTTCGTGCTGAAAACTCTCCTGCCAAGACGTGAGTAAAGGTGTTTGAACAGAAGACACATTCCTCTTGTAAACATCTGTAaaagaaaactttgattcaTCGAACAAGACATGTCGATTGATAAAAACTCTCCCAGTAGGTGGATGATAGCACCTATATCCTTTGTACTTTTCATTGtatccaacaaaaacacacataagAGACTTAGGATCAAACTTGTTATGTGAATACGGTCGTAGGTTTGGATAGCAGGCACATCCGAATACACGTAGAGCAGTGTAAACTGGAGCTTTTCCATGAAGCATTTCATACGGACTCTTATGATCATCGTGTACAGAGGAGGGAAGAAGATTACCAAGAAAATTTGCCGTAATGAAAGGTTCAACTCAGAGATTGTGAGGAAATTTTCCTTGGAATAACATAGAAAGCCCCAATTCAGTGATATGTCTGTGTTTGCATGCAACAAGGCCGTTTTGCTGTGGAGTGTGAGGACAGGAGACTTGTTGTTTAATCCCACACTGAACAAGATGATCAAGAAACCTATTGCTTATAAACTCACCCCCTCCATCACATTGAAACATTCCAATCCTCTGTTGAAACTGATTTTCTACCAGTCTTTGAAATTGAACAAACACTGTGAAGAAATCTGACTTGAGACGAAGAGGATAGAACCAAGTAAAACGGGAATAATGATCAATGAAGATTACATAATAGCGAAAACCTTGAGTGGAAACAACAGGAGAAGGTCCCCATAAGTCACAATAAATACGTTCTAATGGTCTACTGGAAACAAAAGCAGAAGAAACAAAGGGAAGTTTGCACACTTTTCCCATTTGACAAGCATCACACAACTGATTGCTTAACTTATTAATAACTATGGCTTTATTCTTGGACAGCCGTTGGAGAACATCTTGATGAGGATGACCTAGCCTCATGTGCCACACCTCATCACTTGTTGCTTGTTGTCTAGAAGAGTAACAAGCAAGACAACAAGCAATTGTCTGCGGATTCTCCAACAGATACAGATCTTTACGGCGGGGTCCTTTGGTGAGGAGCTGTCTTGTCCACTTGtccttaataataataacaccatCAGAATCAAACTCAATGGCACAAGGATAATCAGAGGTAAGTTTTGAAACCGATAATAACGACTTTGTAATTTGAGGACAAACAAGAACATCCTGTAACGGAAGGTTACCTTGAGTACTAGGAAGAACGGAGGACCCAATGTGTGTTATGGGCAAGAAATCACCATTTCCCACAATCAGAGAGTCTTCCCCACTGTAAGGTTGCACAGTTTGAAGTTGAGCAGTAGAGATCGTGATGTGTGAAGTGGCACCTGAGTCAGCAGTCCATTCATGACCAGGTGAACCAGAAATCTGCATCGTTGCAAACGCATGAGGGAGCTCTTCACCATGATAAGAATGGTCATACCGCTTGTAACACTTGTGAGCAGAATGACCATACTTGTTGCAGATTTGACAAGTGGGCCGTATACCAGAGTCTGGGGACTGGCCATTGGAGATCTGCTGATGAAAGCCTCTGCCCCTTGTTGAGTAGTTTCCACGACCACGATAACCACTAGAACGACCACGAGACTATCCTCTACCACGATTGGAGTGGTCTCTGTCCGTTGTGAAAGCCAAATGAGGTGAAACAGAAGAACCAGCATACTTCTGTATCTTGTCGTCAAAATTGGTTAGCTTTATCACAACATTATCATAGCTCATAGGGAAGGTATCCATTTGACTTTCAATCACAGTGGCAATAGACTCGTATTCCTGACCTAAGCCATTCAGAACTCCaaaaattttctcattttctggaACAGAATACCCTATGGAGTGAAGATGGTCACATATCTGCTTAATAGTATTCAGATACTCAGCTAAAGGTTTTCATTCCTTATCAGTAGAGTGTAAACGACGTTGCAAATCACTCTTCCTAGATGCAGAGATATGATTGTACTTTTTGGCGAGAGAAAACCATACCTCACCGGAAGTGTGAAGACCATAAACAGACCTGAGAGCCTCTTCAGTCAGCAAGCCTATCAACCATCCCATAATCTTCTGGTCATTGTTAATCCAAGCGAGAAAGTCCGAATTTGGAGCCTCTGAGACAGTTTCACCCTTTTTGAGAGATCTCGTAGCAGGGGGACACGGTGTGCTTCCAGTAACATGACCGAGTAGCCTTTGATTGTTAAGCCAAGTTTCAAACTAATCTTCCACAACAGATAGTTAGTGGAACAGAGTTTCAAAGTCACGCAATGTGTAAAACAAAGAGCGGAAGAAGAATCAGAGTTATCAGCCATGGCggttggctctgataccatgaaagatTTGTAAAATATGAAGAGAAATCTTAACTTTATTATTTCTTCTTGAATTCTATACAACGACTTAatgttgtttatatagagaaacaCAATAGAAGGAACCTAGGGTACACGTCACTGCACACACATCATTGAGGGGAGACCAAGAGCATCAAATCTGTTCTGCAAACAAAGTTGTTGAGCTGTGAATCCCATACGTTGGTCTGCTGGTAATCTTGTATGATTTGTCTCATTCTCTGTATTGTCTTTGTTACCGTTGCAGGGTAACAAAGTGTTGGTGGGCTTACTTTTGTGATCGCGACCCATATCCGCTGAGGTCTTGGACCCAAAAGCAGAAGATACAGTCTCTGTTTGAACTGCAGGAGCTTCTTATCTAATACTAAGTTGTTGTGTGAATAACTTAGCCATATTGGAAAGCTAGTGTCTAAACTCCGAGCGATAAAGATCTTTTCGTTTTGTTTCAAGATCTTAGCAAAGAATATGAGCCATTTTTGCcttttttatgaaaatgaaacaCCTCCTTGTGAACTTTCTCTAAACAATATACATGTTATGGGGCATTAGCCAATAAGGCAGAGGAAGCATTCAATAGGTTTAGTGGTTACAAGGTTGTGAGAAATTTTCAACTCTTGGTTGTGCATTTCCTCAACATGGCACATTCACTAGGTCTAACCAAAACAACtttgagaagaaaagcaaaaaaagaatcaaGGTTCTTACCGACCTTGTCAAATCTGTagttttttattaaatgttgGAGTCACTTTGATAACGGTTATCAAAGTGATTATATTCCTCAAGCCCTAGCTCTGATGTAAATCTATGGTCAACAACGAATAGGAtggtataatgatatatatgctAGTGTATTTTCTCACATCACATCACATGAACATCTTCAAGAAGCAACATCTTACTCGGGTTCAAAATTTCATGTTTGCTGATGGTCTTACCGATCTCACTCGTTAGTTAATAACAGACACTAGCTTTCGCAAATAGCATTCAGATCATGTTAACTGTTGATGCTCGGTGTGAGTTTTGTTTCGATTTTAATAAGGTGGGTGTCTTGATTTTGAGAGTGTTAACGTAGGAAAAAATATCTGAATCTTTAAAAGTTGGGAAACTCAGAGATGTTATATAGTGCTCTCTACCCTCATGTTAACTAGTGATTATTTATCATGTCTGAATCCGCAAAATGTTAAGTCATATATAACATGAGGGTAGAGAGCACCATACATAATTTATCATGTCCACCCTCAGGAAAAAATATCTGAACAAATTCGcaaaatgtttataatttgcATTGTCCCTGAACAAACTCATGGTTTATCTTGTAGTCAAGTCATGTTCGGACTAGGCTGGACTTTGACATATATATGAATCCGAGAAAACCCGGATCTGACCAAACCGagttaaaaatatactatacaTGTTTGCGAATTTCAGGTCGGACTAAAGTGtctttaccaaaataaaaagaccATGGTACACTTAAATGAGTATTCCGATCGCATCTAAAAATTGCATGCTCAAAAAGGTTCCTCACTACACAGTTATCTTTATTCTGTTTTACACCCTTTTTGAATTTTACTACAATAAATTAGCGATATTTGACGACGGAATAGTCTATCAGTCTATGCCACAATTTCGTCAAATCTTCGCAACTATTTAGTAACAATTTCTTAGAATATTTTACTAAGATTAGTCAGCTGCAATCACATATCACTCTTAGTCCACGTAAGTTTCATGCTTAATTATTACCGTcgcaaaaaatcaaaaaaaaaaaaattcttcagtAACTGATCATAGAACTAAACAAtcagaaattaagaaatatatttcaCTAAACATTCACAAATTTGCACAAACTTTTTTATAGTTTAGGGAAAGTCTTGCTTTATTTCATCGGGAAGTTTGTTAAACGAGTAAAAATATTTATGGGCAGATATTAGGGATTAAACTATATGAGTTTTTTGTTTAACTCAATAAACTTTGAGCTTTATATAGACATTTCGTACATTATAAAAGTGAAAGTGATAAAAACCACATAATAGCTCTTCCGGAAGG
Coding sequences within:
- the LOC104741413 gene encoding U4/U6 small nuclear ribonucleoprotein Prp3 isoform X1, with the translated sequence MDKERYSRSHRDDRDRDRDSSPEHSPQREGGRRRDRDGDSKRRDSDHYRSSRREDREDERDRGKERGRRSVERGEREGSRDRERHHHERSHEGTKEKESRSKRKDRDEENLARDGKKKSRFSDGNGERKSRFEDVAMESENKSAHVTEGSGVMNPTSGVSIGASSITSVASEASLAPSQTLLLTKVSSIYTTDENKASIVRSHEVPGKSSTDGRPLSTAGKSTPNMSSDALAKAKKALQFKHKGLADKLKKLPLLNKGTKSTSEASPDTRVPSSTTTPAVSTGTSFASAVPHSGLAGLGSINIEAVKRAQELAANMGFRLDRNYGPVLNLFSGQAPSDTAVAERPAKPPVLRVDALGREIDEHGNVISVTKPSNLSTLKVNINKQKKDAFQILKPQLEEDLKEDPHFDPRMGIDVKKIVRPKRMTFQFVEEGKWTRDAESLKLKSQFGEAKERELKVKQAHLAKAKDDINPNLIEVSERVPRKEKPKEPIPDVEWWDASVLVNGEYSDIADGIITEDHFKIEKLTHYIEHPRPIEPPAEAAPPPPQPLKLTKKEQKKLRTQRRLAKEKDKQEMIRQGLLEPPKAKVKMSNLMKVLGSEATQDPTKLEKEIRTAAAEREQAHTDRNAARKLTPAEKREKKERKLFDDPTTVETLVSVYKIKKLSHPRTRFKVEMNARNNRLTGCSVMTEGMSVVVVEGKSKAINRYGKLMLRRINWEEAEKKEEKDDEEEEANGENKCWLVWQGSVAKPSFHRFHVQECLTESSAKKIFIDAGVVHYWDLAVNYSDD
- the LOC104741413 gene encoding U4/U6 small nuclear ribonucleoprotein Prp3 isoform X2, encoding MDKERYSRSHRDDRDRDRDSSPEHSPQREGGRRRDRDGDSKRRDSDHYRSSRREDREDERDRGKERGRRSVERGEREGSRDRERHHHERSHEGTKEKESRSKRKDRDEENLARDGKKKSRFSDGNGERKSRFEDVAMESENKSAHVTEGSGVMNPTSGVSIGASSITSVASEASLAPSQTLLLTKVSSIYTTDENKASIVRSHEVPGKSSTDGRPLSTAGKSTPNMSSDALAKAKKALQFKHKGLADKLKKLPLLNKGTKSTSEASPDTRVPSSTTTPAVSTGTSFASAVPHSGLAGLGSINIEAVKRAQELAANMGFRLDRNYGPVLNLFSGQAPSDTAVAERPAKPPVLRVDALGREIDEHGNVISVTKPSNLSTLKVNINKQKKDAFQILKPQLEEDLKEDPHFDPRMGIDVKKIVRPKRMTFQFVEEGKWTRDAESLKLKSQFGEAKERELKVKQAHLAKAKDDINPNLIEVSERVPRKEKPKEPIPDVEWWDASVLVNGEYSDIADGIITEDHFKIEKLTHYIEHPRPIEPPAEAAPPPPQPLKLTKKEQKKLRTQRRLAKEKDKQEMIRQGLLEPPKAKVKMSNLMKVLGSEATQDPTKLEKEIRTAAAEREQAHTDRNAARKLTPAEKREKKERKLFDDPTTVETLVSVYKIKKLSHPRTRFKVEMNARDNRLTGCSVMTEGMSVVVVEGKSKAINRYGKLMLRRINWEEAEKKEEKDDEEEEANGENKCWLVWQGSVAKPSFHRFHVQECLTESSAKKIFIDAGVVHYWDLAVNYSDD
- the LOC104741414 gene encoding uncharacterized protein LOC104741414, with the protein product METITEYLERSMQNCSLSNQRRSIGDGFGMTDEHIPISDRFLDLNSHFSVPSHLEQCLDLKTGEVYYRNWNDGMRVKEEDPRKLARSNNVDQSSGESYGTVFSSEEGSSYYESQESSSDSSPSSRKYRKDDEEEEEEEDVLVVAGCKACFMYYMVPKLSKDCPKCATQLLHFDQPHSSFP